The nucleotide window AAGCTCCTTAACCTGAGCTAAAGGCACTTTGACTTTTATCATTGTCAGATCCCATAGATTACCTGCCCTTACCAAGTGTGGTGTATCCATGGACAGAGATCTGTCTGTGCTCAGCAAAGCTCAGCTTTACAAATGGGAACAAGCCCTTGCCTGGGTAAACTGAGTAAAAATCAGATAGCCCCTGCCATGCTGTCCCCTTGATTAATCTCTTCAGAATTTGATGTTTCCTTTCTACATGCTGAGTGTTTCACTGGcttgtgcttttgtttctgctcCCCTGAGGGAGGATAGGGTTACCTTTGGGAGTCCTTTGCTACTCACAGTAATAGTGAGAAATGGAAAGTTTTTTGCTTACTTGGCAGAACTGCGCTTCTGTCCCTTCCCTTTCAGTGTCAAAAGCTCTCAGCACATCAGTTTAATATTGTTATTAATTTGAAGAGTTGCATCAAAATATGTACTCAGTGCTAGATCAATAATCTCTGTGGGAAGGCAGTTTCTGCCTAGATAACTTATGTTACCCCTTCTAAACTCTAAATAGAATGGCAGATATTgtcctttaaagaaaaagctgtttatAAACTCCAAATGTTTCACTAAAACAATAGATcttatgtttgcttttttttttttgtgaacagCTTGTGGTTTATTTAATCTTAAGTAATTAATGATCAATCAATTTTGCTGAAAGCAATGATCTGGTTacaaataattctgaaattccCTAAGTCAGACCCCAGTCAAATGGAGAGTCCATTATTTGAATTATTCAGTTCTTTGAGTTGACTCTCCTAATCTAATCCTAATTATCTGTATAATAAGAAGACAAATTATATATCCTAGAATAACAAGAAGCTTTATTTTGATGACAGAATGAGTATATGAAGGATGACTTCCTGATCAAAATTGAAACCTGGCATAAATCAGATCTTGGAACACAAGAGAATGTGAGTACTTGTGTCATGTGTTTTACTCATCTCTTGAATGTCacagtgctgctttttgtgctgGGTTAGAgaagtgctgtgtggagctgtctATTCACTGTGTTCctgcatttcaaatatttgtctCACTACCAAGGCAGACTCTTCTCTTGGCTCCTCACACAAAGTGAATAAAATTGACCCCCAAACACTTGTTCTGTGTGAGCACCTTTGCTTCTTTAGAAGCTCTCCCATTGTGTGTTTACCACTCTGTAGGTGGGAAGGGGAGCACTGGATGTCTGCTTTTCCATCTggctttatatttttttagacAAGGAGTGTTCTGTCACTGAAGCAGCTCCTTGAGTGCTGTTGTTTCCCTGCAGGTCCATAAACTGGAGCCAGAGGTATGGAAGAGTGTAGAAGCCATTTATATAGACATTGCTGATCGGAGCCAAGTTCTCCCCAAGGTATGGTAGGTGGGTAACAGCTCTCTGGGGGGGAGGCTGGTGCTGAAAGAGGGGATCATGGACAAACTGTGCTTCCAGGGAGGGTCACAGGCATCAGGACAAGTGAGAGGATGgacagaggaggaaaggagtTTCTTAAAACTGCTCATGCAAGCCATAGGAAAAGctcttttaaaaactgtgtcAGCACTGCCTGTAAAATGCGTTGCCTGTGCATGTAACAGTGTAATTCTACAGCAGTGCAGCTGAATGAAGTGCCTGAATAGCAGGAAGTGGCACTACCCTTTCCATGCTGGATCTCTCCTAGACTTCCCCCTTTTTATACTGACCCATGACTTCACAAGTGTGTCTGGAAATGATGGAGCCAACACTTGGTTCTAAGAATCACTCCAGTTACTGTGGGAAAGAAAGGGGTGTTTCTTtactgggaagaaaaatcagCTGTGTAGAAATGGAATGTTATTGAGCTTCCTGACTTTCAAAGAGTATTTGATACCATTTTCTTGGTAGTACTGTGAGTCTGACTGTACTTTTCTTCTGTAGAGCACATGTGAGCATCACACTGATACAGTGCTGTGAAAAATTCTAGAtagcacagctgctttctgtAACAGCAGTGTTGAGCTCCCAAAGAACAACAGGAAACATATCCTACAGATCTTCTGATAGCCTTACAAAGGTCATATCAGTTTGTTACCACTTCTTCATAGGTCtaggacacagcacaggagggagaAATACTTCCTTGAAGAGTGTCTGACCTAATGGTGAGGTCTGAATACAGTAGCTCTTGGGAAGGCAGAGGTTAGTCTTGGcccaggaaaataaatccttagTGTGAGAGAACAGCTGAATAACAGTAGGATAACTTGTGTTTAATCTTTGTGTCTGTCCAATAGGATTACAAGGCAGAAGAAGATCCAGCAAGGTTTAAATCTGTCAAGACTGGTCGTGGACCTCTGGGTCCCAACTGGAAGGTTTGTATTGAGTTCAGGAACTGTATAAGGACAGATACTGGGGTTTGGAGCCAAAAATACATCTGGAAAACACTGGAATCCCTTCTGCAGAAGGAATTGCAAAACTCAGCACTGAATCTgttctgattttaaaagaaatgaaagagctTGGTACAAAGAGAATGAGTTCCAGGAAATCTCCAGAACTGTCTGGTGCCCAGCCCAAGGGGTTCACCCAAGAGAATTCAAATATGAGATAGCTGAGTAATGACCATCAGTGTTTAACCTTTCACTGAAATTCTTGGAATCTAAAGACATTAAAAGTGCAGATATAATACTAGTCCTTAAAAGGGATTCtgagtgggatttggggaactACTGGTGTGCAGGTCTGATTTATAGCAGGCAAACTTGGCAGAAACTGAGGTTGATATGATTCACTTGGGAAGGGTGGTTATGGCTCCTGTAATAGGGAATAGGAAACCTTATGGAGTTTTCTTTATAATATGGAGGGTTTATAATCATGTATAATGTATAATCAATGATCTAGTCAGATGATATAATCTAATTCCAAAATGTTTTAGATAGAGACTTTATCAGGAGACTTTTGAGGAAGCAAAGTAGCCGTGATAGAACAGTGAAGATACTGAAAGACATaattttaatggaagaaaaagtggacaacagaggagaggaaggaataGTCTGTTCTCAGAATGGAGGGAAAGCCACCTGTGAAGGAAACCAGGGTCTAGTTTCATCATGCCTTGAAAAAGGGTGAGCAAAGGTGTGACAAAACTTGTCAATAAAGTATAAGAAAGGTGTAAAGATGCAAGAGGATTGTGGGGAATTGGGAGAAGATTTCATAGTTAGGACTGAAGGAGTTGCTTTCCTGGAGACACTTGGCTAGAGGTTTCATGTGAATATCTTTGTGTCTTTGCAGAAGGACCTGGGGAAGCAGTCAGATTGTCCATATATGTGTGCTTACAAGCTGGTAACAGTCAAGTTCAAATGGTGGGGTCTGCAAAATAAAGTGGAGAACTTTATACAGAAGGTGAGTTCTGTAATGGGAGAGATGGGAATGGGGCATGTTTCATCAGCCACCTGCTGTCCAGGCAATGCCTCTGCCTGAAATTCTGCAGTCACTTCAAGCTGGGTTCAATTTGCTGCTAATgcaagggcagggctggctgatTGTTCTGTGGATTGGCTATTGAAGGTTTTCACTCTGATGTGTGAAGGTGAACTGGCTGTTTGTGTTTAATAGATCAGAATTGCAGTCACTAGGTTGCTGGTTTCTGAGTGATGAGATGATGCATTTATACTGGAATTACATTGTGTaggggaaaaatgtttttgtgggGAGATGGCTCCAGCTGTTTTATCCTGATCAGCTGAGGATCTTCTTGACAAGTCCTGGAGCTCTGGTCATATTTTGCTCTCCTAATCTGCTGCTTGAAAaacctgcattaaaaaataagcagGTGGTGGGAaactttttaaacttaaaaCATAAATGGTAttttgaaaacagcttttttgtGGCAGAGTCTATAACccatgagctgcagcaggatgctACACCTGGGAATGGTTGTGTATGGTtttccaggcagtgctgtgttcATAAAACTCCTGTGCCTTCAGATCACAGAGACTTCTCAGTGGTTAATATTGATaaaccacagagctgcttctgcaaAAGCAATTGTCTGGTGATGCAATCTAAAGACAGCTCCAAGGGGGAATGACCATGGTGCTGCAGGATTTCAAATACCTCAGCAAAAGCCCTGAATAAAGCAGTGTCTTcaatctctttttatttatgaGTATCTACAGGATTGCATCCAAGTATTCAAGCTGCTTTTGATGAGATATGAAACCCTAATTGGTAAAACTGAAGTGTCCTTCTTTAATGAGATCTTTCCAAGAGGCATTGTATATCCCTGTCTAATGTAATGATTTTGCCTAGTTTATCTcttataaaaaggaaataaattgctCCAAACCTGGAGTAGCTTGACACATTAGTCACCTCTGCTGAAGGgttttcagctgtgaaaaacaAGTTTAGACATTTTTTTAGGTCactgtggaagaaaaaacaacaagatAGGTGTACGTCAGCCCTTTACACTTCATAACTTCCAGTTTTTAGCAAGttaaggattttaaaaatacctgtttctccttttttctgtgcttccagGGCAACTTCCATGCTCTAAGTAAACCCAACTTGGAGCACTTTATTCAGTCAGAACAATACTGTCAAATCAAAGGAAAACCACTAATTCTTTCAGTGCAGACTGCTGTCTAggtttgggagaaaaaaaaaggcatttctcttGGGATTGAAGGCTCTAGATTAGATATTCtgataaaagaataaaaattagcTATCTCCAGTTTCCAATTGTGGCAGCTAGATGGAAAGGTGGGCGAGGGAGCTGATTCTTCAGTGTACACATCTCTGAAAATTGTTACAATGCTGTGGGCTCCGTGGTAATTGCCCTGTGACTAAGCTGGGTTTGtgttttattcctccttttgCAGCAAGAAAAGCGGCTCTTCACAAACTTCCACCGGCAGCTCTTTTGCTGGCTTGATAAGTGGGTTGATCTGACTATGGAGGACATCCGTAGGATGGAGGAGGAGACCAAGAGACAGCTGGATGAGGTCAGTGGCAAAGCAGGGCAGGTGTGGGTtgtgtgagaagctgctgctctccagcacagcagaggaaatgctgctgcattGTCAGGCCATGGTGTGAATTGTGCTATTTAGGTCATGCTGTGTGTGCTTTGAATGATTGGCCATGAGTCCATGTGCTGGCATCTCCTCCTAATCATTATGGAATTCTCCTTCTGTTTGTTGTTGAGCCAGTAAATGTATTGAACCACAGGTAATGAGGGGATGAGTGGCAATGATTCATTTACTGCCTCAAtatcttctgtttgcttttactCAAAGCTGAATGGTCGATTTTGTTCTCATTAGTTGCCAGAAACCTGTTGAGTAAAAGGGTTTTTAGCTCTTAAGTACCATAAGCAGGTAGTGGGGATATGTAACAGGATTCTTACTCTGAGAAACACAAGTTTGGTAATAAAGAGAACCTTGTTTCATGATTTGTGTCCTGCCCTGCACCCTTCTCTCCCTTCATGCCTCAGGACATTTCATTATAGTTGCATGTACACTCTTGTGCTTTGGATAATGGTTCCAAATCTGTTGCCAACCCACAGCTTAACCAGAAATGATGCCTGCATGTGTATTTCACAATCACTGATTTGAGGTGCTGAGATATAATCGATGCCTTACACCCAGGAGGTGTTCCATACTGATAAATTTTGAGATAACACAAGTGAGAATCACTGCTTGAAcacttgttttcctctttcagatGAGAGAAAAAGATCCAGTGAAAGGAATGTCGGCTGCAGATGACTAATATGACTCCTTCCTTGTGCACTGTAGGTATCAAGAGATTTGACAAAGCTTTGTGTTGCTCTATTTGGTTTAAAACCCCCAACATTTGTGTGAGAAATGATCCTGATCATAACTTCTGACAGGCAAATCTGTGCTATTGATTGTTTTTATAGTGAACTCGTTCCACTGACAGGTTGATGAGTGAGGTTTACTGCCTCATTTCAGAACTATTCTAAAGAAAAGTCTGAGTGAAAAGTGTAAGAAAAATGTGTTAGAATATTCCGTGGATTTTACTGCTATTCTTATTTCTGTAGTGCATATGTTACTTTCCATGACTTGCAGAGAAACTTTTGTCAGTctcaaaaaaagtaaattagaCATGCAAATGCTTAGAATACAGTTGGAAATTGAGCATTCCAAGCATATTTGtgaggaatttatttttccattgcttCTTAGCAGTATTTACTAATGGGCCAAGGCTTGGAGTAACACCTGGGCAttgcaggagaggcagcaatGACAGTTTTAAAGCTTTTGACTTGTTTCCTTTCTATTCTGTTAAATATGTCATCAGTTTGAGGGCTGGTTTTGCCAGATTTTTCTTAGACACCACAAAAATGTGGTATGGTATTAGAGAAGCAAGAAGgcaaggagaaggaagggatTGTTCATTTATGTTGGGAAGAACAGGTTATTAGGGCTGTAAAATGCCATCCTAGTTATCCGTGGAAGGAACAGGGTGGGGCAGAGCCACATCCTCCTGTACTGACTATTGACCTCTGTTTGCCCTCTGTTATCTGCTGGTTGCTTGGTTTAAGTGGGGAAAACGAGGTGAGGAAGTATCTGAAGGACTGTTTTgatagaaataatttcatttttgaatGCATCTTCAACCACTTGATTTTCTTGTGTCCCATTTCCTGTGGATCAGCGCTGCAGTGTGACCCTGCATTGTCTGCCTGGGACAGCATGACTCACATTTGCTCTCTCAAGGTTGTCTGACACTTCCCTTGGcactctgcttttccaaagTCATCCTGAAACGTTTCCCTGTTGTCTCTTTGTTTCAGTTTGCAAGACAGTCGTCGGGAAGGCCCAGGGAATCCACACCCTTGACTGACGGACCATCTCTGGATCAAGCCTTTCTCTGTCACAGCGGCAGGCGATTTTAAACCTCCCATAGCTAATTCTAGATGCCCCTTAATATTGTGAGCAAATAGACAGTCTGGTACTAAGCACTCCAATGTTAGCACGTGCACCCCCAGCTTTCCTCCTGGGGGCCGTGTGACTTAGAGATCGCTGTATTTATGActcctccctcctctttttttcattgtgttcaGACCAATTTCCATGTGGCCCTGTTTGATTTCCAAGTGACATTTTTAGCTCAAATAGTCTTGTGATGTGGTGacttagaattttttttgttttgttttgtttttggttttttttggtttttttccaagtggGATAAACTGCCACCTTTGTTTCTGCCCAGCCCTTCACTGTTCTTTGAATGTCTGTTTGGAGAGGGAAATTGTCCATATTTAAGTGTAAAACTCTTCCAGGAAATGTTCTGCTCTCACCCTTGCTCCTGGAGGGAGATATTTAATGGCAGGTAACCTTGAGTACAAAAtgaggagcagccagagagTTCTTGGTTTGTGATGAGTTGTGATTTGTGGCTTCTGCAGGGCATGACTTTGTTCTGTCTTTACAAACATTAAAGACTGCCCAGAAGCTGCACTCAGGCCCTGTACTGGGGCTTTCAGCACTTACCTGTTGAGTTTCCATTGCAGGGATCTCTCTGGCCCATGTAGCTCTGTTGTCCTCCAGCTGTGCACGTCAGTCTTACAAAATCTTTCTTGACATGTGTTGCAACTTCCTGGTTCTCTATTTATTAAGACTTCCCATAACTTACAAAGCTGGAATGTTTTTGACTAATAACAGTGTGATTCTCCCTGGACAAATTGGGATGTTGCAAAGGCTGGTGTGCAAGCGAGGTCTTGGCATCTAGTTACATCCAGGTGCCTGGAGTGATGGTTCTGCTCAGCAATAATATTCTTCCCATTGCAAGACTGACTAAAATATCTCCTTTTGTGCTGTAAGAAAAGCAACTTAAAGACCTGCAGTTTTCTAGGATATCTGTTGGTTATTATAAATCATAGAGGATACTGTTAATGTAAAGAGCTCTTGTTATTTAATGAACTCAGATATTTACTGTAACTATCCTTATGTTGATATCAGCTTTAGACAATCAACTCAGCAGAACAGAATcaaggaaatgctgctttcttcaatacatatgagaaaaaaaatcctacttcTTTGCTTATCCCTAAGGcctaatgtttaatttttttcctcccctagTAGTAATAACTTTATTTTCCACTTCTGTGTTTGGCAGCACTAACATGAAATCTTGTATGCCAAACAGTCGTGGGTGTATCACCACTTTTGAGGAGTCTTTTTAACATTC belongs to Oenanthe melanoleuca isolate GR-GAL-2019-014 chromosome 19, OMel1.0, whole genome shotgun sequence and includes:
- the PITPNA gene encoding phosphatidylinositol transfer protein alpha isoform, whose translation is MVLIKEYRVILPVSVEEYQVGQLYSVAEASKNETGGGEGVEVLVNEPYERDGERGQYTHKIYHLQSKVPTFVRMLAPEGALNIHEKAWNAYPYCRTVITNEYMKDDFLIKIETWHKSDLGTQENVHKLEPEVWKSVEAIYIDIADRSQVLPKDYKAEEDPARFKSVKTGRGPLGPNWKKDLGKQSDCPYMCAYKLVTVKFKWWGLQNKVENFIQKQEKRLFTNFHRQLFCWLDKWVDLTMEDIRRMEEETKRQLDEMREKDPVKGMSAADD